The stretch of DNA GTGCGCGGTGTTGCGACTGGCACGATTTAATGTCGAGACAGGTGAAGAGGATACGCACGAATCGTTCAGCGGGTTGCCCTCGCCGGCGGCGGCCGGAACGGTGGCGGCCTTCGCCGTAGCCTACCCCGAGTTTTTAGAACGGATTGCAGAATGGCAGTCCAGCGCATTGGAATCGGTGCGGCCCGACCTGGACACCTTCGCTCGCATGGGGCTCCCGTTCATTACACTGGCAGTCGGTTGCTTGATGGTATCCCGCATCCGCTATCCGCACGTGTTCAATCAGCTCTTTCGCGGTCGGCAAAACTACCACCACATGCTGCAACTGATTTTTACGATCGCTGCCGTCTATGTCGTGCGCGAGATGGCTGTGCCGTTGATCTTTTGCGCATTTGCCTTTGGGGCGCCGCTGCGGGCACTGTGGGGACAAATCGCCAATCGAGGTTGGCGAAACTCCAGAACCTCGGCCGGTAGTTGATACCGGAGATGAGGTCCGCGGAGTCATTATTCAGGCATGTTGCCGATCATTTGATTGATCGCCGAGGAACTGCCGAACGCGAACAAGCAATCGCCCGACTCGATCCGAGCGGCTCCCGGCGGCGGCATCAGGCGTTCGCCGTTGTTGCGGCGGATGCCGATGATCATCACGCCCATGGCGCGCAGATTGGTTTCGGTCAGTTGTTTTCCCACGTAGGGGCTGTCGTCGGCGACTTGAATATCGACCAGTTCCAACTCCTGCCCCCGTTTGCCGGCGATTTCTAGAAAGTCCTCGACGTTGGGGCTGACCATAAATCTCGCCATCTTCAGCGCGCCTTGGCGATAGGGGCTGACGACGCGATTGGCTCCTGCCTGTCGCATTTTGGCGGCTGCCTTATCGTCACTGGCACGAACCACTATTTGCAATTCCGGGGCCATCAATCGGGCAGTGAGGCAGACGTAAATGTTGTCGGCGTCGGTTGGCAGTACCGTCGCTAGCGACTTGGCTCGATCGATTGCTGCCAATTGCAAAATTCCGTCATCGGTGGCGTCGCCTACAACATAAGGCCAGTCTTTCGAATGGCACAGCGACACGACCCGTTCATCATTCGTATCAATCACCACAAACGCTTGGCCTTGTTCCTCCAGGTTTTCGCAGATCGTATGCCCCATGCGGCCCATGCCGCAGACGATGAAGTGACCGTCCAGTTGATCGATTTTTTTCTGCATCCGACGCAATTCCCAAAATGAGCGCATTTCCGCGCTGACCACCCATTGCCCCAACTGAAACGCACTGTACGTGAAAATACCCAGACACGTGACCAAATAGAACGTGACGAACAACTTGCCCTCGTCGCTAAGAGGGTGGATTTCGTAGCCGACTGTCGTCACGGTCACGACCGTGTAGTAGACGCAATCGATCCAATCCCAGCCTTCGATCAACCGGAAACCGATGATCCCCACGGTCGTCAGCACGAGCAACAACAGTATGATGATCAGGATCCGTCGCATACGATATTGATGCCAAGCCAATCCGTGTTAGAGACGCAACCACTGGGGAGGTCGCGGTGCAATGCACTCAGGTCCCTGCTAATTCGATCTGTTTCGCAGACGGCAACATAACATGTTCGACCTGCCGCGCCACTACAAATTGAAGAGAAATTTGGAGAGCAAACTCACTGGCAGTTCGTCGCGAACCAGACGCATCGGCTTCCCGCTGTCGGCCAGTATCTGTTCCGCCGCCAAATATCCACTGCGCACCGCACCTTCCATCGTGCTGGGCCATCCGGTCGCCGTCCAGTCTCCGGCGAGGTACAAACCCTCGATCGACGTTGCCGGTCTGGGGCGCAGCTTATCGACACCCGGCACCATGGAGAGTACCGCTTTGTGTTCCGTCACCAACCGGCCATGCTGCAAAGTGGCGCCCTCTGCCTGAGGAGTCAGGCTCGATAATTCTTTGGCGATTTGATCGATCACCTCCGCTTGCGGACGTCCCGACAGTTCGTGGGAAGCACTGATCACCACTTGATAATAATGCCAACTCGCGTCGTCCCCTTCTTCGCCGGGAATCGGAACTTCTCCACGATAAAACACCCATTGGCTGAGCCGTCCCACGAGCACCGCATGCGGCAAATCCAATACGGCACGGTCGAACCACAAATGCACGCTCGAAATGGGGGCGGTTTCCAAAGCCGTGGCCGCCTGAAACTCAGCCCGCCCTCCAATCGCCGCCGGAAACAGCGGCGTGACACGATCCTGCGGAACGGCCAGCACAATTCGATCCGCCTCGATCAACGTCTCGTCCCGCAGCCGCACGCCCACCGCCCGCTCTCCTTGCAACTCAATGGCCGCCACGCCGGTCTTCAGACGGACTGTTACGCCGAGTCGTGTAAACCACTCGGTCAGTTCGTCGCCGTATAGCCGATCGAGCGGGACCGCGGGAATTCGGACTTCCCAGCCGCTACGATTACCCACAAATCCATCGGCAAACACTTTGCGGGCTGAGGCGATGCCAATGCGGTCCAGCGATTCACTCAAAGCACTCACGAGCACGACTTGCCAAAAATGATCGATGAGTTCGGCCGTCTGTCCGTGCGCCGGCAACCATTCGGCCATCGATTGCTCATCCTGTGCCGCAGCAGGCGACTTGATGAGCGTCGTAAGGCCGCGCAACAGCTTTAGTTTCTGCCCGAACGAGAAATGCCGTAATCGCAGTAGAGCGGGTAGGAGATGCAGCGGAGCCGGCAGCGGGGCAGCGGCAAAGCGGCTGCGTTCTCCTTGGGGGCCGATAAACCATAATTCTCGTTGCGTGTGGATCAGGTGCGCGATGCGCAGCGTCTCGCAGAAGTGATCGAAATTCGTACAACACCCCATCGAGACATGTTGGCAATTGTCGATCGGGCTTTCAGTGGTTGCGTCCACAAACGAACTTGCCCGCCCGCCCAGCCGTGGTCGGGATTCCAGCAGCGTGACGGAGTATCCCGCTTGCCCCAAGGCAGAGGCCGCCGCTAACCCGGCCAACCCGCCGCCCACGACTAACACCGTTGATTCAGATGCCATGAATCCGCAAATTCCCCTTGGTTTCGCTACGAAACTGCTCTGAGGACGTTAGCACAACCCAGCGCGCGTATGAAGCGCTGCAAAGCACAATTTCCGTCGGTTTATCGAATGGAGAGTACAGGGGAATGGTCGTATGTCCTTTTCTGAGATAGTGTTATGGGGTCTTCAGTGCATCGTTGGTCCTTGTGACCCTCTCTGCGTTCGAAGATCTCTCAGAGGCGAATCTCTCCGCAAATTGTAGCGCAAAGCAAACATTCAGGCGAATCTTTGCTGGTCCGGTTGATTCGCGGTCGAGGCGTTTGTATAACACTTCTTTAGCATCGGGTTGACTGTCCGCGCACGGCTTCTGCGCGCGACGTCCCAGACGCGTGTCTAGCACGCGGGTCGAAATACTGAAATACGGCAATTTCGGTGGCTGCACCCCGACCAGCCTCGCGCCACAACTGACATGAAGTAAAACTGACATGAAAAAGGTACGTTGAGTATGGGTCACTACACTGGACCGAAGGGACGCATTAACCGCCGTCTGGGTGGAATCATCTTTGAGGACGCCGGAGCGCGCAAGGCTTATGAAAATCGGGATTTCCCGCCCGGTATGCACCAACGCCGCCGGAAAGTGACCGACTACGGACTCGCGCTGACCGAAAAGCAAAAAATTAAATACTATTATGGCCTGCGGGACAAAAAACTGCGGAGCTACTTCGACAAGGCGAAGCACATCAAAGGGAACACGGGTGAAAACCTGATGGTTCTGTGCGAACGCCGCTTGGACAATGTCGTCCGTCGTGCCGGTTTCTGTGCGACACGGCCCCAAGCTCGTCAGGGAATCGTACACGGTCACTTTTGCGTGAACGGCAAAAAGCTCGATCGTCCCTCCTATCTGGTTCGTCCCGGCGACACGATCACGATTCGCAATCGGCCGAACCTCAAAAAACTGTACGCCGAATTGGCCGAAGCGCCCCGCCAAGAGGGAACTGGTTGGCTCAGTTTTGATGTGAGCGGACTAGAAGCCCAAGTCGCGGCCCTGCCCACACCGGATGACGTGAGCTTGCCCATCGATCTCAACGTGGTTGTCGCGTTCCTCTCGCGGTAACCCATCAAGCTGCAAACGAAAAAACCGCGGACCGATTCATTTCGGTCCGCGGTTTTCTTTTTGTCACAGTCACAGTTGGTTATTTGGCCGAATCGGGAGCCGGCGACTGATTGACAAATTCCAGTGATTTGTCAATCAAGATTTCGCCGGTCTGTTCGCCCAAGGATGTCTCCGAAACATATTTGTAGCGATCAAAACTGCCGTAATCGACTTCGGTCAGAATATAACCAAAGGCATCGTTGGTCAGTCCGAATAGCAGGTTGTGTTTGCCCCGCATCTTGCGTTTCAGGAAAAAGCCGATGTTGGGCAGTGCTTCGCCGGGGATTGTGAGAATCTGAGCGTCGCCGATATTCACCAGATTGATGCGGGACGTGATACTCTGGTCTTTGTTGTGTGGGTATTTCAGCGGTGAGCCGGTAATGACCGCCCACATCAAGTCGGAGTCGACGGGAAACCGCACGTCGATGGCGTCGCAAAACAG from Symmachiella dynata encodes:
- the rpsD gene encoding 30S ribosomal protein S4 — protein: MGHYTGPKGRINRRLGGIIFEDAGARKAYENRDFPPGMHQRRRKVTDYGLALTEKQKIKYYYGLRDKKLRSYFDKAKHIKGNTGENLMVLCERRLDNVVRRAGFCATRPQARQGIVHGHFCVNGKKLDRPSYLVRPGDTITIRNRPNLKKLYAELAEAPRQEGTGWLSFDVSGLEAQVAALPTPDDVSLPIDLNVVVAFLSR
- a CDS encoding potassium channel family protein; this encodes MRRILIIILLLLVLTTVGIIGFRLIEGWDWIDCVYYTVVTVTTVGYEIHPLSDEGKLFVTFYLVTCLGIFTYSAFQLGQWVVSAEMRSFWELRRMQKKIDQLDGHFIVCGMGRMGHTICENLEEQGQAFVVIDTNDERVVSLCHSKDWPYVVGDATDDGILQLAAIDRAKSLATVLPTDADNIYVCLTARLMAPELQIVVRASDDKAAAKMRQAGANRVVSPYRQGALKMARFMVSPNVEDFLEIAGKRGQELELVDIQVADDSPYVGKQLTETNLRAMGVMIIGIRRNNGERLMPPPGAARIESGDCLFAFGSSSAINQMIGNMPE
- the pssA gene encoding CDP-diacylglycerol--serine O-phosphatidyltransferase: MSENFEESLAVPVKTQRTRRQKMFAVVPTLLTLGNVACGFGSITFAAKLNGTETDPQNLFVAGLLIFVAMVFDMLDGSAARLAKNTSDFGAELDSLCDAVSFGVAPAFILVKFSTPFHGRMLWAIAVLYVMCAVLRLARFNVETGEEDTHESFSGLPSPAAAGTVAAFAVAYPEFLERIAEWQSSALESVRPDLDTFARMGLPFITLAVGCLMVSRIRYPHVFNQLFRGRQNYHHMLQLIFTIAAVYVVREMAVPLIFCAFAFGAPLRALWGQIANRGWRNSRTSAGS
- the hpnE gene encoding hydroxysqualene dehydroxylase HpnE — protein: MASESTVLVVGGGLAGLAAASALGQAGYSVTLLESRPRLGGRASSFVDATTESPIDNCQHVSMGCCTNFDHFCETLRIAHLIHTQRELWFIGPQGERSRFAAAPLPAPLHLLPALLRLRHFSFGQKLKLLRGLTTLIKSPAAAQDEQSMAEWLPAHGQTAELIDHFWQVVLVSALSESLDRIGIASARKVFADGFVGNRSGWEVRIPAVPLDRLYGDELTEWFTRLGVTVRLKTGVAAIELQGERAVGVRLRDETLIEADRIVLAVPQDRVTPLFPAAIGGRAEFQAATALETAPISSVHLWFDRAVLDLPHAVLVGRLSQWVFYRGEVPIPGEEGDDASWHYYQVVISASHELSGRPQAEVIDQIAKELSSLTPQAEGATLQHGRLVTEHKAVLSMVPGVDKLRPRPATSIEGLYLAGDWTATGWPSTMEGAVRSGYLAAEQILADSGKPMRLVRDELPVSLLSKFLFNL